The sequence CACCTTCCAGCCCATTGTCGGCCCCGACTACGACCATCCAAGGCTGCTCGGCTTCTTTACCGAGGGCGCGCCCTACAAGCTCTTCGGGCTGATCCCGGCGAACCGGCATTTCTTCGCCTCGATGGACGGCCAGCCGGTGCATTTCCTAGGCACCGACAAATTCGGCCGTGATGTGCTGTCGCGCGCCATACATGGCTCACGGGTCTCGCTGATGATCGCGCTGACGGTCGTCTTCATCATCACCGTCATCGGCACCACCGTCGGCATGGTTTCCGGCTATTTCGGCGGCCGGTTCGATATCTGGACGCAGCGCTTCGTCGAACTGGTGCTCGCTTTTCCGCAGCTGCCGCTCTATCTGGCGCTGACGACGCTGATCCCCGTCACCGCGCCGACCAATGTCTTTCTCGCCTTCGTCATCATCGTCATGTCGGCGCTGGGCTGGGCGCAGATGTCGCGCGAGGTGCGCGGCAAGACGTTGGCGCTGGCGCGCATCGAATATGTGCGCGCCGCCATGGCGGTCGGCGCCACCGACCGGCGCATCATCCTGCAGCACATCTTGCCCAATGTGATGAGCCACGTGATCGTTGCCGTCACCTTGGCGATCCCGACGGTGGTGCTGCTCGAATGCTTCCTCGGGTTCCTCGGCTTCGCGGTCAAGCCGCCGCTGATCTCCTGGGGTCTGATGCTGCAGGACACCGCGACCTATTCCGTCATCGGCACCTATCCCTGGATACTGTCGCCAGTCGGTTTCGTGCTCGCCACCGTCTTTGCCTTCAACGCGCTGGGCGACGGCCTGCGCGATGCCGTCGATCCGTATTGAGGTGGCTGGGATGACCGTCGTACTCGCCGAGTCCTTCGCGCCCATCGTTCGTCATGACCATGACGGGCGCCAGGACCAGCCCATCATCGACGCCCGCAACATCGAGGTCGCCTTCAAGGTCGAGCACGGCGTTGTCGAAGCGGTCAAGGACATCTCGTTCCAGCTCTATCGCGGCGAGACGATCGCCATCGTCGGCGAATCCGGTTCCGGCAAGTCGGTGACGGCGCGCGCCGTCATGGGGCTGCTGTCGCGCCGGGCCACCGTGTCGCCGAAATCGAGCATCTGTTACGACGGCCAGAACATCCTGAAATTCCCCGAGAGCGAGCGGCGCAAGCTGCGCGGCAACCGCATCTCGATGATCTTCCAGGAGCCGATGAGCTCGCTCAACCCGATCTATACGGTCGGCAGCCAGATCGTCGAGGCAATCCGGGTGCATCGCAAGGTGAGCCGCAGGCAAGCCTGGGCGCGGGCGCTCGAGCTGCTGCGGCATGTCCAGATCCCCGAGCCGGAGGCGCGGCTCAAGCAGTATCCGCACCAGCTCTCGGGCGGTCAGCGGCAGCGCGTGATGATTGCCATGGCACTGGCCAATGATCCCGACGTGTTGATCGCCGATGAGCCGACCACCGCGCTCGACGTCACCGTCCAGGCGCAGATCCTGAACCTGATCCGCAATCTGCAGAAAGAGCTGCGGATGGCGGTGATCCTGATCACCCACGATCTCACCGTGGTGCGCAAATTCTCCGACTATGTCTATGTCATGCAGCATGGCGCGATGTGCGAGCACAACGTCACCGAACGGCTGTTTGCGGACCCACAGCACCCCTACACGCAGCGGCTGCTCGCCGCGGAGCCGCGCGGGCGTCCGCAGCCGCTTCCTGAGGGCAGCGGCGCCATCCTCGAGGCGAATGATGTGCGCGTCTGCTTCATGCTGCGCCATGGCGGTTTCCTGAAGCCCGACTGGCGCGAGCTGGTCGCCGTCGACGATCTCGGCCTCAGGCTTTGCCGCCACGAGACGCTGGGGCTGGTTGGCGAATCCGGTTCCGGCAAGACCACCTTCGGCCAGGCGCTGTTGAGATTGATCGACGCCAGGCGCGGCGAGATCCGTTTCGACGGTCAACCGATCCAAGGCCTGTCGCGCAACGAGATGCGGCCGCTGCGCTCGCGCATGCAGATCGTTTTCCAGGATCCGTTCTCCTCGCTCAACCCGCGCATGACGATCGGCCAGATCATCGAGGAGGGGCTGATCGTCAACAGCCTCGGCGCGACGCGGGCGGAGCGGGTGGACCGGGTGCGTGAGGCGCTGGTCAGCGCCGGCATGCCGGGTGATATCCTGTCGCGGTTCCCGCATGAATTCTCCGGTGGTCAGCGGCAGCGCATCGCGATCGCCCGCGCCATCGCGCTCGAGCCCGAACTCATCTTGCTCGACGAGCCGACATCGGCGCTCGACCTCTCCGTCCAGGCGCAGATCATCGACCTCTTGCGCAAGCTGCAGGACGAGCGCGGCCTCAGCTACCTCTTCATTTCGCACGACCTCAAGGTGGTGCGCGCGCTGTGCCATCGCGTCATCGTCATGCAGCATGGCAAGATCGTCGAGCAGGGACCCGTCGACGAGATCCTCACAAATCCCAAGACCGCCTACACCGAACGGCTCGTCCGAGCCGCTTTCGACGTGGCTTGAACATATGCCGGAGGTTAGCATGGCAAGACATCCCAGGATCACTTTCATCGGCGCCGGCTCGACCGTGTTCATGAAGAACATTGTCGGCGACGTGCTGCAGCGGCCGGCCCTCTCGGGCGCGACGATCGCGCTGATGGACATCAATCCGCAGCGGCTGGAAGAGAGCGCCATCGTCGTCAACAAGCTGATCGCGACGCTCGGCGTGAAGGCGAAGGCCGAGACCTATTCCGACCAGCGCAAGGCCCTTGCCGGGGCCGATTTCGTCGTCGTCGCCTTCCAGATCGGCGGCTACGAGCCCTGCACCATCACCGACTTCGAAGTGCCGAAGAAATACGGCCTGCGCCAGACGATCGCCGACACGCTCGGCGTCGGCGGCATCATGCGCGGCCTCAGAACCGTGCCGCATCTGTGGAAGATCTGCGAGGACATGCTCGCCGTCTGCCCCGAAGCGATCATGCTGCAATATGTCAACCCGATGGCGATCAACACCTGGGCGATCTCGGAGAAATACCCCACCATCAAGCAGGTCGGGCTCTGTCACTCGGTGCAGGGCACGGCGATGGAACTCGCTCACGACCTCTCGCTGCCGTATGACGAGATCCGCTATCGGTCGGCCGGCATCAACCACATGGCCTTCTACCTGAAATTCGAGCACCGCCAGCCCGACGGCTCCTACCGCGACCTCTATCCGGATCTCGTGCGCGCCTATCGCGAAGGCCGCGCGCCCAAGCCGGGCTGGAATCCACGCTGCCCCAACAAGGTACGCTACGAGATGCTGACCAGGCTCGGCTATTTCGTCACCGAAAGCTCGGAGCATTTCGCCGAGTACACGCCCTATTTCATCAAGGAGGGTCGCCCCGATCTGATCGAGAAATACGGCATTCCGCTCGACGAATACCCCAAGCGCTGCATCGAGCAGATCGAGCGCTGGAAAGACCAGGCGCAGGCCTACCGCTCGGCCCAGCGCATCGAGGTCGAGGAGTCCAGGGAGTATGCCTCCTCGATCATGAACTCGGTCTGGACCGGCGAACCGTCGGTGATCTACGGCAATGTCCGCAACAATGGCTGCATCACCTCGCTGCCCCGCGACTGCGCCGCCGAAGTGCCCTGCCTTGTCGATGCCTCCGGCATTCAGCCGACCTATATAGGCGATCTGCCGCCGCAGCTGACGGCGCTGATCCGCACCAACATCAATGTCCAGGAACTGACGGTGCGGGCTCTGATGAGCGAGAACCGCGAGCACATTTACCATGCGGCGATGATGGATCCGCACACGGCGGCCGAACTCGACCTCGACCAGATCTGCTCACTGGTCGATGATCTCCTGGCCGCTCACGGCGACTGGCTACCGGCCTGGGCGCGCGTGAGCCGCAAGACCGAGGCCGCCTGACGGGCGATCTCGGTCTTACTTGGGCTCGTCGGCGTCGGGTTCTTCCTCGTCGTCGCGGGCCTTGATGACATAGGCGCCCTTCAGCCAGCGGTTGAGGTCGATGTCCTTGCAGCGGGCCGAGCAGAACGGAAAGGTGTCGCGCGCCGACGGCTTGCCGCATTCGGGGCAGGGGCGCTTTGGCCGCAGCGGCGTGATTTTGGAGTCGGAATTCATGGCCGTGCGGTCAGCCAGCTCTGATGGATCTTGAAGCCTTCGCCCGATAGCAACGCCACCGTCTCGTAGAGCGGCAGGCCGACGATGTTGGTGTAGGAGCCGACCAGCTTGACGACGAACGAGCCGGCGAGACCCTGGACGGCATAGCCGCCTGCCTTGCCGCGCCATTCGCCCGAGGCGACATAGGCTTCGATCTCCTCGCGCGGCAGTCGCTTGAAACGCACCCGCGTCTCGACCAGTCGCTGGCGCAGCTTGCCGCCCGGCGTGATCAGGCAGATGCCGGAATAGACCCGGTGCGAGCGGCCGGACAACAGCCCGAGGCAGTTGGCGGCATCGTCCAGCGTTTCGGCCTTGGGCAGGATGCGCCGCCCGACCGCGACCACAGTATCGGCGGCCAGCACGAAGCTTGGCGCATAACCCGTCTCGGTCTTCAGCGACGCGAACGCCTTCTCGGCCTTTTCCGTCGATAGCCGCTTGGCCAGCGAGCGCGGATGCTCGGCACGCAGCGGCGTTTCGTCGATATCGGCTGGCAGGATACGGTCCGGCTCGATGCCGGCCTGCTGCAACAGTTCGATGCGGCGCGGCGAACCCGAGGCAAGCACCAGCTTCTGCAAAATGCTCATCGCGTTCCGGCCAAGCCTTGATCTTACTTGAAGCGGTAGGTGATGCGGCCCTTGGTCAGGTCGTATGGCGTCATCTCGACCAGAACCTTGTCGCCGGTCAGCACGCGGATGCGGTTCTTGCGCATGCGGCCGGCCGTATGGGCGATGATCTCATGTTCGTTTTCGAGCTTCACCCGGAACATCGCGTTCGGCAACAATTCCGTCACGACACCCGGAAACTCGAGGACTTCTTCCTTCGGCATTCGATACCTTTGCTTGGATTGCAGTTCCAGCGCTTAGAGCATGACGCCGAAAAGTGTGAAGCGGTTTTCGGACGACATCATGCTCTACTTCTTGGTTTAGAGTCGGATGATTTCAGGTCGAACAGACCTGAAATCATCCGACTCTAGCCGGAATTTCGGCGGAACCTATATGATAATCGTGCGCTTGTGAACACGCTTAATCCTTCGCGTTTTTTGCGTCTGAAGCCAAGAAACGTCGGCTTATGCGCAACTTCAGCCGCTCGCGCACGTCGCGGTAGGCCGCCATGATCTGTTCGCGCGTGCCGCTGGCGTTGGTCGGGTCCTGTGTCGGCCAGTATTCGACCTCGACGGCGAGCGAGCGGGTGAGTTCCAGCGCGGCATGGTGCGCCTCCGGTGCCAGCGTCACGATCAGGTCGAAATAGTCATCCTCGAGATCGTCCAGCGTCTTGGGATGACGCTCGCCCAGCGACAGGCCCTCCTCCGCCAGCACGGCGTCGACGAACGGGTCGCGCTCGCCGGCGCGCACGCCGGCCGAGGCAACGAAAATGGTGGCGGGCAGCATCCGGCGCGCCAATTGCTCGGCCATTGGCGAGCGCACGGCATTCATGCCGCACAGGAACAGGATCGAGCGGGGCGGGGCGCCGGGTACCAGGGCTAGCCCCGCCAGTGCAGCACGCAAACCAGCGTGAACAGCCGGCGCGCCGTGTCGAAATCGATGTCGATCTTGCCGGACAGCCGATCCATCAGCGTCTGCGAACCTTCGTTGTGCAAGCCGCGCCGGCCCATGTCGATCGCCTCGATATGGCTCGGCGTCGAGGAGCGGATGGCGTCGTAATAGCTCTCGCAGATCATGTAGTAATCCTTGACGATGCGCCTGAGCGGCGTCAGCGACAGGATGTGGGTGACCACCGCGGTGCCATCCTCGCGCGCCACGGCGAAGACCAGGCGCTGCTCGGCCAGCGACAGTTTCAGCCGGTAGGGGCCGGCGCCGCTGTCGTTGACGGGCTGAAAACTGTTCTCCTCGATCAGGTCGAAGATCGCCACCGCTCGCTCATGCTCGACATCGGGCGTCGAACGGCCGATCGATTCATCGAGTTCGATATCGATCAGCTTTGCGCGGGTTTGATCGGAGCCCGTCATCTCAGCCTACATGTTCAGCCGGATAGCGACGGAGCGGCCATGCGCGTCGAGCCCTTCCGCCTTGGCGAGCGCGATCGCCGCCGGCGCCAGCACGCGCAATTGCTCCGGCCCGAGCTTCAAGATCGAAGTCCGCTTGACGAAATCGAGCACGGACAGGCCTGACGAGAAGCGCGCCGAGCGTGCCGTAGGCAGCACATGGTTGGAGCCGCCGACATAGTCGCCGATGGCTTCCGGCGTGTG comes from Mesorhizobium japonicum MAFF 303099 and encodes:
- a CDS encoding ABC transporter ATP-binding protein; amino-acid sequence: MTVVLAESFAPIVRHDHDGRQDQPIIDARNIEVAFKVEHGVVEAVKDISFQLYRGETIAIVGESGSGKSVTARAVMGLLSRRATVSPKSSICYDGQNILKFPESERRKLRGNRISMIFQEPMSSLNPIYTVGSQIVEAIRVHRKVSRRQAWARALELLRHVQIPEPEARLKQYPHQLSGGQRQRVMIAMALANDPDVLIADEPTTALDVTVQAQILNLIRNLQKELRMAVILITHDLTVVRKFSDYVYVMQHGAMCEHNVTERLFADPQHPYTQRLLAAEPRGRPQPLPEGSGAILEANDVRVCFMLRHGGFLKPDWRELVAVDDLGLRLCRHETLGLVGESGSGKTTFGQALLRLIDARRGEIRFDGQPIQGLSRNEMRPLRSRMQIVFQDPFSSLNPRMTIGQIIEEGLIVNSLGATRAERVDRVREALVSAGMPGDILSRFPHEFSGGQRQRIAIARAIALEPELILLDEPTSALDLSVQAQIIDLLRKLQDERGLSYLFISHDLKVVRALCHRVIVMQHGKIVEQGPVDEILTNPKTAYTERLVRAAFDVA
- a CDS encoding ABC transporter permease → MLARDPSPPPLPAEGPIVAKPARGNESYIALVWRRLKRSWTGMAGLWLVVLLLVMAVFAEFLAPMDPKATDVGFAPPQLPSFHDRDGNFVARPRVYALADSADLDPVTFQPIVGPDYDHPRLLGFFTEGAPYKLFGLIPANRHFFASMDGQPVHFLGTDKFGRDVLSRAIHGSRVSLMIALTVVFIITVIGTTVGMVSGYFGGRFDIWTQRFVELVLAFPQLPLYLALTTLIPVTAPTNVFLAFVIIVMSALGWAQMSREVRGKTLALARIEYVRAAMAVGATDRRIILQHILPNVMSHVIVAVTLAIPTVVLLECFLGFLGFAVKPPLISWGLMLQDTATYSVIGTYPWILSPVGFVLATVFAFNALGDGLRDAVDPY
- a CDS encoding UPF0262 family protein, which encodes MTGSDQTRAKLIDIELDESIGRSTPDVEHERAVAIFDLIEENSFQPVNDSGAGPYRLKLSLAEQRLVFAVAREDGTAVVTHILSLTPLRRIVKDYYMICESYYDAIRSSTPSHIEAIDMGRRGLHNEGSQTLMDRLSGKIDIDFDTARRLFTLVCVLHWRG
- a CDS encoding Maf-like protein; the protein is MSILQKLVLASGSPRRIELLQQAGIEPDRILPADIDETPLRAEHPRSLAKRLSTEKAEKAFASLKTETGYAPSFVLAADTVVAVGRRILPKAETLDDAANCLGLLSGRSHRVYSGICLITPGGKLRQRLVETRVRFKRLPREEIEAYVASGEWRGKAGGYAVQGLAGSFVVKLVGSYTNIVGLPLYETVALLSGEGFKIHQSWLTARP
- a CDS encoding low molecular weight phosphatase family protein, with product MAGLALVPGAPPRSILFLCGMNAVRSPMAEQLARRMLPATIFVASAGVRAGERDPFVDAVLAEEGLSLGERHPKTLDDLEDDYFDLIVTLAPEAHHAALELTRSLAVEVEYWPTQDPTNASGTREQIMAAYRDVRERLKLRISRRFLASDAKNAKD
- a CDS encoding alpha-glucosidase/alpha-galactosidase; this encodes MARHPRITFIGAGSTVFMKNIVGDVLQRPALSGATIALMDINPQRLEESAIVVNKLIATLGVKAKAETYSDQRKALAGADFVVVAFQIGGYEPCTITDFEVPKKYGLRQTIADTLGVGGIMRGLRTVPHLWKICEDMLAVCPEAIMLQYVNPMAINTWAISEKYPTIKQVGLCHSVQGTAMELAHDLSLPYDEIRYRSAGINHMAFYLKFEHRQPDGSYRDLYPDLVRAYREGRAPKPGWNPRCPNKVRYEMLTRLGYFVTESSEHFAEYTPYFIKEGRPDLIEKYGIPLDEYPKRCIEQIERWKDQAQAYRSAQRIEVEESREYASSIMNSVWTGEPSVIYGNVRNNGCITSLPRDCAAEVPCLVDASGIQPTYIGDLPPQLTALIRTNINVQELTVRALMSENREHIYHAAMMDPHTAAELDLDQICSLVDDLLAAHGDWLPAWARVSRKTEAA
- the yacG gene encoding DNA gyrase inhibitor YacG, whose protein sequence is MNSDSKITPLRPKRPCPECGKPSARDTFPFCSARCKDIDLNRWLKGAYVIKARDDEEEPDADEPK
- the infA gene encoding translation initiation factor IF-1: MPKEEVLEFPGVVTELLPNAMFRVKLENEHEIIAHTAGRMRKNRIRVLTGDKVLVEMTPYDLTKGRITYRFK